The following are encoded in a window of Streptomyces sp. 11x1 genomic DNA:
- a CDS encoding MetQ/NlpA family ABC transporter substrate-binding protein, protein MRNTAKLTTAVLAAGALTLGLTACGADKTDGASDTSGPLVVAASPTPHAEILNFVKDNLAKDAGLDLEVKEFTDYVLPNTATEDGSVDANYFQNQPYLDDFNKKQGTHIVPVVTVHLEPLGLYSNKVKSKDDLKSGATVAVPNDTVNEARALKLLDSAGIITLKDGVGTDATPADITENPKKLKFKELEAAQTPRSLDDVDAAVINGNYALEADLSPADDALAVEPAKDNPNGNFLAVKEGDEDDPRVEKLAKLLTSDEVRKFIQDKWSNGSVIPSF, encoded by the coding sequence GTGCGTAACACCGCCAAGCTCACCACCGCCGTGCTTGCCGCCGGAGCCCTCACCCTCGGACTCACCGCCTGCGGCGCGGACAAGACCGATGGCGCGTCCGACACGAGCGGCCCGCTGGTCGTCGCCGCCAGCCCCACCCCGCACGCCGAGATCCTGAACTTCGTCAAGGACAACCTGGCGAAGGACGCGGGCCTCGACCTGGAGGTCAAGGAGTTCACCGACTACGTCCTGCCGAACACGGCGACCGAGGACGGCTCCGTGGACGCCAACTACTTCCAGAACCAGCCGTACCTCGACGACTTCAACAAGAAGCAGGGCACCCACATCGTGCCCGTCGTCACCGTGCACCTGGAGCCGCTCGGTCTCTACTCGAACAAGGTCAAGAGCAAGGACGACCTCAAGAGCGGCGCGACCGTCGCCGTACCGAACGACACGGTCAACGAGGCGCGTGCCCTCAAGCTCCTCGACTCCGCCGGGATCATCACGCTCAAGGACGGCGTGGGCACCGACGCGACCCCCGCCGACATCACCGAGAACCCGAAGAAGCTCAAGTTCAAGGAGCTGGAGGCGGCCCAGACCCCGCGCTCCCTGGACGACGTCGACGCCGCGGTGATCAACGGGAACTACGCCCTGGAGGCCGACCTCTCGCCCGCCGACGACGCCCTCGCCGTCGAGCCCGCCAAGGACAACCCCAACGGCAACTTCCTCGCCGTCAAGGAGGGCGACGAGGACGACCCGCGCGTCGAGAAGCTCGCCAAGCTCCTCACCTCGGACGAGGTTCGGAAGTTCATCCAGGACAAGTGGAGCAACGGCTCCGTCATCCCGTCCTTCTGA
- a CDS encoding GNAT family N-acetyltransferase has product MTSTFPDISISTDRLVLRPFDEDDIQAFTEMMNDEQVMAWTDVPQPFTEREARTWIADYAPTERTSGRGLGLAVTEFLTQRLVGVIQLTGTDWHVRATELSYVVAPWARGEGYASEAALATAQWLFREQKFERIELRTAADNTASQQVAQKIGCISEGVLRNACIARTRTPEDGWTEIRTDFIVWSLLPEDIEGVSEELAGSGGFGSYSDWN; this is encoded by the coding sequence ATGACGAGCACCTTTCCCGACATCTCCATCAGCACGGATCGGTTGGTTCTGCGCCCGTTCGACGAGGACGACATCCAGGCGTTCACCGAGATGATGAACGACGAACAGGTGATGGCCTGGACCGACGTCCCGCAACCCTTCACCGAACGTGAGGCGCGTACCTGGATCGCCGACTACGCGCCCACCGAACGCACCTCCGGACGCGGCCTCGGCCTCGCGGTGACCGAGTTCCTCACCCAGCGGCTGGTCGGCGTCATCCAACTGACCGGGACGGACTGGCACGTGCGGGCCACTGAGCTTTCGTACGTCGTCGCCCCCTGGGCACGCGGCGAGGGCTACGCCTCCGAAGCCGCCCTCGCCACCGCCCAATGGCTGTTCCGTGAGCAGAAGTTCGAACGCATCGAGCTGCGCACCGCCGCCGACAACACCGCTTCCCAGCAGGTCGCGCAGAAGATCGGCTGTATCAGCGAGGGTGTGCTGCGCAACGCCTGCATAGCGCGGACCCGCACCCCCGAGGACGGCTGGACCGAGATCCGCACGGACTTCATCGTCTGGAGCCTGCTTCCCGAGGACATCGAGGGCGTCAGCGAGGAACTGGCCGGCAGCGGTGGTTTCGGCTCCTACTCGGACTGGAACTGA
- a CDS encoding methionine ABC transporter permease, whose product MTWSEMRPLLEQACWDTLYMVGWSTLIAVVGGLPLGILLVLTDRGGLLQNVLANKVIGQIVNIARSMPFIILMVALMGFTRWVTGSTIGREAAIVPLAIGAIPFFARLVETSVREVDHGLVEAVQAMGGNTWTVVRSVLVPESLPSLISSATTTVVALIGYSAMAGTVGAGGLGDIAIRYGYQRFETELMWITVAVLAVVISAIQFAGDHAARALHRRGGRSGPAPALRLLRAKAQPTAPEATKV is encoded by the coding sequence GGACACCCTCTACATGGTCGGCTGGTCCACCCTCATCGCGGTCGTCGGCGGACTCCCGCTCGGCATCCTGCTGGTCCTGACCGACCGCGGCGGCCTGCTGCAGAACGTCCTCGCCAACAAGGTCATCGGGCAGATCGTGAACATCGCCCGCTCGATGCCGTTCATCATCCTGATGGTCGCGCTGATGGGCTTCACCCGCTGGGTCACCGGCTCGACCATCGGCCGCGAGGCCGCCATCGTGCCGCTCGCCATCGGCGCGATCCCGTTCTTCGCGCGCCTCGTCGAGACGTCCGTCCGCGAAGTGGACCACGGGCTGGTCGAGGCCGTACAGGCCATGGGCGGCAACACCTGGACCGTCGTCCGCAGCGTCCTCGTCCCCGAGTCCCTGCCCTCGCTGATCTCCTCCGCCACCACGACCGTCGTCGCTCTCATCGGCTACTCGGCCATGGCCGGCACCGTCGGCGCGGGCGGCCTCGGCGACATCGCCATCCGCTACGGCTACCAGCGCTTCGAGACCGAACTGATGTGGATCACCGTGGCGGTCCTCGCGGTCGTCATCTCCGCCATCCAGTTCGCGGGCGACCACGCCGCCCGCGCCCTGCACCGCCGTGGCGGCCGGTCCGGCCCCGCGCCGGCACTCCGGCTGCTGAGGGCCAAGGCCCAGCCCACCGCGCCCGAGGCCACCAAGGTCTGA